The following coding sequences lie in one Dunckerocampus dactyliophorus isolate RoL2022-P2 chromosome 4, RoL_Ddac_1.1, whole genome shotgun sequence genomic window:
- the LOC129179212 gene encoding gastrula zinc finger protein XlCGF57.1-like isoform X2 produces MAALHGGEKNELSCRPADEMDESHPDWTPSLHLGHTEVETADNKRLQVTLYEQEVSPRERDERQQLDAVGKTQVVPHIEDIQQLIDRQEECPPQPQRGSSTWEQEKPQPPNFKEEEEKPEPTHIKEEEEEPEPHTAYVKEEEEELSITLEEQCLLGPTEADLTRLPLTVVFVKTEAHEDKPLESSLLHHSPSEKRNAEPSSSRSPQHMRTEADGDHCGGSQADNLLAPLSDSDDTTSHSLEDKDSDYNQECLSIDTDCEGDMTTHTDNKHSECSKKKTSKNLLSCSVCDKRFSCKSNLTRHMRTHTGEKCFSCSECGKSFTQKAIMVSHMRTHTGEKPFTCSECGKSFTQKVTLVNHMRTHTGEKPFSCSECGKRFPEKASMVSHMRTHTGEKPFSCSECGKSFTHKVTLVKHMRKHTGEKPFSCSDCGKSFPEKVNMVSHMRTHTGEKPFTCSKCSKSFTQKGSLVSHMKTHTGEKPFPCSNCLKRFTQKANMVSHMRTHTGEKPFTCSDCGKSFTQKVHMVSHMRTHTGEKPFTCSDCGKSFTVKAHVAKHMRTHRRKTFYLVKL; encoded by the exons ATGGCGGCACTACACGGAGGAGAAAAGAACGAATTGTCAT gTAGACCAGCTGATGAAATGGATGAAAGCCATCCGGACTGGACTCCCTCATTACATCTCGGACACACGGAGGTGGAAACTGCAGATAACAAGAGACTACAGGTGACATTGTACGAGCAGGAAGTTTCTCCAAGAGAGAGGGACGAACGACAACAACTGGACGCTGTTGGCAAGACTCAAGTTGTGCCACACATTGAAG acatccagcagctgattgATCGTCAAGAAGAATGTCCCCCTCAGCCTCAGAGGGGGAGCTCCACTTGGGAGCAGGAAAAGCCACAGCCCCCTAAttttaaagaggaagaagagaagcCAGAGcccacccacattaaagaggaagaggaggagccggAGCCACATACCGcctatgttaaagaggaagaggaagaactctCAATCACTCTTGAGGAACAGTGTCTTCTTGGGCCAACagaggctgatctcaccaggttgccactgactgttgtCTTTGTGAAGACCGAAgcccatgaagacaaaccacttGAGTCCTCACTGCTTCATCACAGCCCAAGTGAGAAGAGAAACGCAGAGCCTTCAAGCAGCAGATCACCACAACACATGagaacagaagctgatggagaccactgtggaggatcacaagcagacaacctcttagctccgctatcagatagtgacgacacaacatCACACTCTCTTGAAGATAAAGACAGCGACTACAACCAAGAATGTTTGAGCAtcgatacagactgtgaaggtgatatgacgactcacactgacaacaaacactctgaatgctctaaaaagaagacTAGTAAAAATTTGCTCagctgctcagtttgtgataaaagattttCTTGTAAGAGTAATTTGActcgacacatgagaacacacaccggAGAAAAATGTTTTAGTTGTTCTGAATGTGGTAAAAGTTTTACTCAAAAGGCAAttatggtatcacacatgagaacacacacaggagaaaaaccttttacttgctctGAATGTGGTAAAAGTTTCACTCAAAAGGTAACTTTGGTAAaccacatgagaacacacacaggagaaaaacctttcagttgctcagaaTGTGGTAAACGTTTCCCTGAAAAGGCAAGTATGGTATCAcatatgagaacacacactggggaaaaaccttttagttgctcagaatGTGGTAAAAGTTTCACTCACAAAGTAACTTTGGTAAAACACATGAgaaagcacacaggagaaaaacctttcagttgctcagactgtggtaaaagtTTCCCTGAAAAGGTAAatatggtatcacacatgagaacgcacacaggagaaaaaccttttacttgctcaAAGTGTTCTAAAAGTTTCACTCAAAAGGGAAGTTTGGTTTCAcatatgaaaacacacactggagaaaaaccttttccttgctcaAACTGTTTGAAACGTTTCACTCAAAAGGCAAatatggtatcacacatgagaacacacacaggagaaaaaccttttacttgctcagactgtggtaaaagtttcactcaaaaggtacatatggtatcacacatgagaacacacactggggaaaaaccttttacttgctcagactgtggcaaAAGCTTCACTGTGAAAGCACATGTGGCgaaacacatgagaacacacaggagaaaaacattttacttgGTCAAattgtag